AGAAGACGGAGTGTTGATATCTTCGCCGCGGGAAAGTGCTTCCAGCTGACGGACGTTCAGACCTTCCTCGATGGCACGACGGGCAATCTCTTCGGGATTGTCGATCTTGTCGGAGCAGAGTACGCGGGCTGCACCGGAAGAAATCTTGCCTTCCTGGATCCAGGCCAGAACCTGCATGGGGAGTTTCAGCAGACGAAGTGCGTTGGTAATGGCGGAGCGGGACTTACCAACAGTCTTGGCCAGATCGTCGTGAGTATAGCCGTGAAGATCGATCAACTGTTGATAGGATTGTGCAACTTCAACAGGGTTCAGGTCCACACGCTGGATATTTTCGATGAGTGCCCATTCGCCCATGATCTTGTCATCCAGGTTTTCGTAGACCTGTGCCTTGATGGTGGCGAGACCGGCCAGCTTTGTTGCGCGGGTACGACGTTCACCGCTGATGATCTGGTAGCGGTCGCCCACCTTGCGGACTGCGATGGGTTGGATCAGGCCATGCTTCTCGATGGTTTCCGCAAGTTCCACCAGTTCGTCGTCGTTGAAAGTCTTGCGGGGCTGGAACGGGTTGGGGTCCACCAGGTTCACGTCGATTTCAACAATTTTCTGCTGGCTGCTGTCTTCGGCGGCTGCATTGTTGATAGATTCGTTTTCTGCTGTGGGCTGTTCCTGGTTCACAGGAGTCTGTGCGGAGTGATCCTTCAGAATGTCGGCGAGACTGCGTCCCAGAGAGAAAGATTTCTTACCCATAAAATTTTTTCCTAGCGGTTTTAAATTCTCAACTTCTTTTTTAATACGAGCGGAACCGACCGGTCTTACTTATCCTTGTTCAGGATTTCTTCGGCCAGCTTCATGTATGCCTGGGCGCCACTGCTCTGCACATCGTAAAGGATGGCGGGCTTGCCGTGGGAAGGAGCTTCGCTCAACTTCACGTTACGGGGGATCATTGCCTGGAATACAGTATCGCTCAGGTTTTCACGGACTTCTTCCGCAACCTGCTTGGAGAGGCTGAGGCGGGAGTCGTACATGGTCAGGAGGGCGCCTTCGATTTTCAGGCTGGCGTTCAGATTCTTCTGGACTTCGCGGATGGTCTTGAAGAGTTCGGTCATACCCTGCAGTGCATAATATTCACACTGCACCGGAATCAGCACGCTGGTAGCGGCAGTCAGGACGTTAAGTGTTAATAAGTTCAGGCTGGGAGGTGCATCGATGATGATGTACTCGAAGGACTGTTTCAGGATGTTGATCACTCGTTCCAGACGGTGTTCACGACTCATGGCGTTCACCAGCTCGATTTCCATGACGGCCAGATCCGGACCGGAAGTGATGATCTTCAGGTAGTCCAGGGTGGTGTCCAGGATGGCGGGCTTCAGGTTTTCGTAGGTGACATTGTCCGGATTGACGGCCAGGTCCAGGATTTCGTGGGCGTCCACTTCCTGGGTTTCGTTGAAGCCGAGACCCTGGGATGCGTTACCCTGGGGGTCCATGTCGATGAGAAGGGTCTTCTTCTCAAGGGCGGCAAAACTGGCAGCCAGATTCACGGCGGTAGTAGTCTTACCTACGCCACCTTTCTGGTTGCATATAGCGATCACTTTACTCATTCGTTACCTCTTGTAACAAGGGCATATTCCTGTTCTTCCTGGGGCAGTGCATATTTATATATGTGTACTGCCGGATCGTTTTCCAGGTGAACGATATTGTTGTAACTCTTCAGGGTCACGAATTGGCCACCACGGGCCAGACCCGGCTGGGCGCGTTCCCAGTCATTTTCAAAAGTGGAGAGGGCGCGGCAGCTGACAAAGTCCAGATAGGCCAGGCCCGAAGTTTCGAAACGCTTGCCTACGACGGTCATGTTATTCAGGTGCAGCTGGTCCTTGACGAAGTTCATGAACTGCACACGCTTGTTGCGGGGTTCCACTGCGTAGAACTGAACATCCGGCATGGCGATTGCCAGCGGGAAGGAGGGACAACCTGCACCCGCTCCCATGTCTGCCCAACGCTTACCCTTCAGCTTGCTGAGGGTCTCTGCGCGAAAAGCTGCGGTGTCATCCTGAGGCGCAGCCGAAGGATCCACCAACTTACCTATATATATATAAGGCACCAGGGAGTCGGCGATATGTCGGGACAAGAACTTCTGGGAATCCTTCTCAGAAATCAGGTTGCCATATTCCTTGGTATCCACTACTAGGTCGGCAAACTTATAAAGTTTATTCAATGTTTCTGAAGACAGTTCAACACCATTAGAGGCCAGGAACTGGTTCAAAAGATTCTTCTGTTCTTCGTTATTTTTATATGTCATCTTGTCCTTTTTGCGAATGTTGGCGCACTGCGTGCGCAACACCCTTCGCCTCGGACATGAAAATAAACAAGTTTATTTTCGCGTCACTCGGCTCGCATGTGTTTCACGTGAAACACATGCGCAAATTGCACCTTGAATATCGTTCCTAAAATTTAAATATCCCAAAAAATAAAATCAACAAAACTAGGGTTCGGCCTTTTATTTAATTAAAATATCTGTGGATATTTTTTTAATTGATGTTAGGTTGTTGTGGATAGAAAATTTTAGGAAAGGCCAACTCGTTTAATCAAAAAGAATTATGTTTTAGAAGAATTGTTATTTTCTTTGTGAATCATCTTAAAAATAGGTGCGATTTTATGGTAGAAATTGAAGTTGTCCAGGGTGACATTACCAAGCTGAAAGTGGATGTCATTGTGAATGCTGCCAACAGATCCTTGCTGGGTGGCGGAGGTGTGGATGGTGCCATCCATCGTGCAGCTGGCAGAGAGTTGGTGGAAGCGTGTCGGGTGTTTGGAGGTTGCGAAACTGGCGAAGCTCGAATTACTCCCGGGTTCAAGTTGCCGGCAAAGTTCGTGATTCACACCCCCGGACCCATCTATAACGATGGCCTTCATGGGGAGCCGGAACTGCTTCGGTCCTGCTACGAAAACTCCATGAAACTGGCTGAAGAAAATGGTTGCGAGACTGTGGCCTTCTCGGCAATCTCCACCGGAGTCTATGGCTATCCGAAAAAGGAAGCTACTGAAATTGCCATTCGAACTGTCCGCGAATTCACATGCAGTTCTGTGAAGAAAGTAATCTTCTGTTGCTTTGGTGAAGATATGTTGAAGATTTATCAGGAAGTTCTGAAGATGATGGCGCCTTGAACCGCCTGGAAGTAAGAAAAATATTTGAAGAAAATCTGTGCCAAACAAGCCTTCCTTTGCTAGATTTTTTTTGCAACAGGAAGGCATTTATGATTTCTGAAATTGCCCCTATTCTTGAAAAGTTGAGGGGTACTGAAGAATACGACATCCTGGTCGAGATGGATGCTGTTTATTCCCGGATTGAAGAAAAGCAACGGGAATGGTTTGAAAAGTCCAGGTTCACCTGTCCTCATGGCTGTGGCAAATGCTGTGAACATTTTGAGCCTGACTTGCTGGAAAGTGAAGCTCTTTACATGGCCGCCTGGCTATTGTGCAATCAGCCTGACGTAGCCCAGAATGTTGCCGAAGGGAAGTTTCCTTTGATAAATGTTTCACGTGAAACTTTTGCAACATTCCAACATTGCCCCTTCTTTCGGGAGGATATTTCGGGGACGGATCTTCCGGGACATTGCACTATTTATGGTGGCCGGGCATCCATTTGCCGTCTCTTCGGAGCTGCCGGAT
This is a stretch of genomic DNA from Fibrobacter sp. UWR4. It encodes these proteins:
- a CDS encoding ParB/RepB/Spo0J family partition protein, whose protein sequence is MGKKSFSLGRSLADILKDHSAQTPVNQEQPTAENESINNAAAEDSSQQKIVEIDVNLVDPNPFQPRKTFNDDELVELAETIEKHGLIQPIAVRKVGDRYQIISGERRTRATKLAGLATIKAQVYENLDDKIMGEWALIENIQRVDLNPVEVAQSYQQLIDLHGYTHDDLAKTVGKSRSAITNALRLLKLPMQVLAWIQEGKISSGAARVLCSDKIDNPEEIARRAIEEGLNVRQLEALSRGEDINTPSSAEVEVHTGDDSGEQNIESPTDPQTPPAQPAVKRELSADLKQFENRLETFFGTKVQLNPSAATESKGTIVINYYSMDDLTRIQELMENR
- a CDS encoding ParA family protein, coding for MSKVIAICNQKGGVGKTTTAVNLAASFAALEKKTLLIDMDPQGNASQGLGFNETQEVDAHEILDLAVNPDNVTYENLKPAILDTTLDYLKIITSGPDLAVMEIELVNAMSREHRLERVINILKQSFEYIIIDAPPSLNLLTLNVLTAATSVLIPVQCEYYALQGMTELFKTIREVQKNLNASLKIEGALLTMYDSRLSLSKQVAEEVRENLSDTVFQAMIPRNVKLSEAPSHGKPAILYDVQSSGAQAYMKLAEEILNKDK
- a CDS encoding 16S rRNA (guanine(527)-N(7))-methyltransferase RsmG gives rise to the protein MTYKNNEEQKNLLNQFLASNGVELSSETLNKLYKFADLVVDTKEYGNLISEKDSQKFLSRHIADSLVPYIYIGKLVDPSAAPQDDTAAFRAETLSKLKGKRWADMGAGAGCPSFPLAIAMPDVQFYAVEPRNKRVQFMNFVKDQLHLNNMTVVGKRFETSGLAYLDFVSCRALSTFENDWERAQPGLARGGQFVTLKSYNNIVHLENDPAVHIYKYALPQEEQEYALVTRGNE
- a CDS encoding O-acetyl-ADP-ribose deacetylase, with the protein product MVEIEVVQGDITKLKVDVIVNAANRSLLGGGGVDGAIHRAAGRELVEACRVFGGCETGEARITPGFKLPAKFVIHTPGPIYNDGLHGEPELLRSCYENSMKLAEENGCETVAFSAISTGVYGYPKKEATEIAIRTVREFTCSSVKKVIFCCFGEDMLKIYQEVLKMMAP
- a CDS encoding YkgJ family cysteine cluster protein; the encoded protein is MISEIAPILEKLRGTEEYDILVEMDAVYSRIEEKQREWFEKSRFTCPHGCGKCCEHFEPDLLESEALYMAAWLLCNQPDVAQNVAEGKFPLINVSRETFATFQHCPFFREDISGTDLPGHCTIYGGRASICRLFGAAGSRDKHGNEVWKPCKFYPAEELAAVKTLSGEPILHRQYTAEEVKNLFGILPPVMSDMMEQEETFTPDDDSSTLIHDILPKYIQRLMWIVDLNSGKGSI